One genomic region from Salvia hispanica cultivar TCC Black 2014 chromosome 2, UniMelb_Shisp_WGS_1.0, whole genome shotgun sequence encodes:
- the LOC125207775 gene encoding putative germin-like protein 2-1 isoform X3, with protein sequence MAMNILFSIALSLTILALAFEPSPLQDFCVADPTNSARVNGQACKSPASVVANDFSFSGLHVPGNTSNPNGSRVTPVSVAQLPGLNTLGISMVRIDYAPWGINPPHTHPRATEILTVIEGSLLVGFVTSNPDNTLITKTLHKGDVFVFPVGLIHFQRNVGTGNAVAIAALSSQNPGVITIANAVFGSKPDISSDILAKAFQVDKTVVDRLQAKF encoded by the exons ATGGCGATGAACATACTGTT CTCGATAGCCCTATCTTTGACCATTCTTGCACTCGCCTTCGAGCCAAGCCCGTTGCAGGATTTCTGCGTCGCAGATCCTACTAACTCAG CAAGAGTGAATGGGCAAGCTTGCAAAAGCCCTGCTTCAGTAGTTGCAAACGATTTCTCCTTCAGTGGGCTGCATGTGCCCGGGAACACCTCCAATCCTAACGGGTCGAGGGTGACCCCGGTGTCTGTAGCCCAGTTGCCAGGGCTCAACACCCTGGGAATCTCAATGGTGCGTATTGACTACGCGCCATGGGGAATCAATCCACCACACACACACCCGAGAGCCACTGAGATCCTGACCGTGATTGAGGGATCCCTCCTAGTGGGCTTTGTGACCTCCAATCCCGACAACACCCTCATCACCAAAACACTCCACAAAGGCGATGTTTTTGTATTTCCGGTCGGGCTCATTCACTTCCAGCGCAACGTTGGAACAGGAAATGCGGTTGCCATAGCTGCATTGAGCAGCCAGAATCCTGGAGTTATCACCATTGCCAACGCTGTTTTCGGGTCCAAGCCCGATATTAGTAGTGATATTCTCGCCAAGGCCTTCCAGGTGGACAAGACTGTTGTAGATCGGCTCCAGGCCAAATTCTAG
- the LOC125207775 gene encoding putative germin-like protein 2-1 isoform X2, with protein sequence MAMNILLFSSIALSLTILALAFEPSPLQDFCVADPTNSVSARVNGQACKSPASVVANDFSFSGLHVPGNTSNPNGSRVTPVSVAQLPGLNTLGISMVRIDYAPWGINPPHTHPRATEILTVIEGSLLVGFVTSNPDNTLITKTLHKGDVFVFPVGLIHFQRNVGTGNAVAIAALSSQNPGVITIANAVFGSKPDISSDILAKAFQVDKTVVDRLQAKF encoded by the exons ATGGCGATGAACATACTGTTGTTTAGCTCGATAGCCCTATCTTTGACCATTCTTGCACTCGCCTTCGAGCCAAGCCCGTTGCAGGATTTCTGCGTCGCAGATCCTACTAACTCAG TTTCAGCAAGAGTGAATGGGCAAGCTTGCAAAAGCCCTGCTTCAGTAGTTGCAAACGATTTCTCCTTCAGTGGGCTGCATGTGCCCGGGAACACCTCCAATCCTAACGGGTCGAGGGTGACCCCGGTGTCTGTAGCCCAGTTGCCAGGGCTCAACACCCTGGGAATCTCAATGGTGCGTATTGACTACGCGCCATGGGGAATCAATCCACCACACACACACCCGAGAGCCACTGAGATCCTGACCGTGATTGAGGGATCCCTCCTAGTGGGCTTTGTGACCTCCAATCCCGACAACACCCTCATCACCAAAACACTCCACAAAGGCGATGTTTTTGTATTTCCGGTCGGGCTCATTCACTTCCAGCGCAACGTTGGAACAGGAAATGCGGTTGCCATAGCTGCATTGAGCAGCCAGAATCCTGGAGTTATCACCATTGCCAACGCTGTTTTCGGGTCCAAGCCCGATATTAGTAGTGATATTCTCGCCAAGGCCTTCCAGGTGGACAAGACTGTTGTAGATCGGCTCCAGGCCAAATTCTAG
- the LOC125207775 gene encoding putative germin-like protein 2-1 isoform X1, whose product MAMNILLFSSIALSLTILALAFEPSPLQDFCVADPTNSARVNGQACKSPASVVANDFSFSGLHVPGNTSNPNGSRVTPVSVAQLPGLNTLGISMVRIDYAPWGINPPHTHPRATEILTVIEGSLLVGFVTSNPDNTLITKTLHKGDVFVFPVGLIHFQRNVGTGNAVAIAALSSQNPGVITIANAVFGSKPDISSDILAKAFQVDKTVVDRLQAKF is encoded by the exons ATGGCGATGAACATACTGTTGTTTAGCTCGATAGCCCTATCTTTGACCATTCTTGCACTCGCCTTCGAGCCAAGCCCGTTGCAGGATTTCTGCGTCGCAGATCCTACTAACTCAG CAAGAGTGAATGGGCAAGCTTGCAAAAGCCCTGCTTCAGTAGTTGCAAACGATTTCTCCTTCAGTGGGCTGCATGTGCCCGGGAACACCTCCAATCCTAACGGGTCGAGGGTGACCCCGGTGTCTGTAGCCCAGTTGCCAGGGCTCAACACCCTGGGAATCTCAATGGTGCGTATTGACTACGCGCCATGGGGAATCAATCCACCACACACACACCCGAGAGCCACTGAGATCCTGACCGTGATTGAGGGATCCCTCCTAGTGGGCTTTGTGACCTCCAATCCCGACAACACCCTCATCACCAAAACACTCCACAAAGGCGATGTTTTTGTATTTCCGGTCGGGCTCATTCACTTCCAGCGCAACGTTGGAACAGGAAATGCGGTTGCCATAGCTGCATTGAGCAGCCAGAATCCTGGAGTTATCACCATTGCCAACGCTGTTTTCGGGTCCAAGCCCGATATTAGTAGTGATATTCTCGCCAAGGCCTTCCAGGTGGACAAGACTGTTGTAGATCGGCTCCAGGCCAAATTCTAG